A region from the Aphis gossypii isolate Hap1 chromosome 1, ASM2018417v2, whole genome shotgun sequence genome encodes:
- the LOC114131061 gene encoding uncharacterized protein LOC114131061, whose protein sequence is MSHTVTVTRTTTSTTSAIILNTGYVKSVPGLLKLAEVILGGIVLGLLIYNRDNLCHCWVYGTHNAQLFFLGTISAFFLTSLLLLISCLLSISTGPIISKTNFEFIYHGAGFVFLLLASVFLLLDANDNSGRNSQNHFMIASILGLVMAAFYLLSSIWGYRSYRGP, encoded by the exons ACCAGGACTACAACGTCTACAACATCTGCTATAATCCTAAATACTGGTTATGTGAAATCGGTGCCTGGATTGTTAAAACTGGCCGAagtt attttaGGTGGAATTGTCTTGGGTCTGTTGATTTATAACAGGGACAATTTATGTCATTGCTGGGTGTATGGCACGCACAAcgcacaacttttttttttgggcaCAATTAGTGCGTTTTTCTTAACGAGTCTTCTGTTGTTGATTTCTTGTCTTCTATCAATTTCTACTGGGCCTATCATATCTAAAACTAacttt GAGTTCATTTACCACGGTGCTGGATTTGTATTTTTGCTGTTGGCATCTGTTTTCCTATTACTTGATGCAAATGATAATAGTGGCCGTAACTCACAAAATCACTTTATGATTGCATca ATTTTGGGATTGGTAATGGCAGCTTTTTACCTGTTAAGTTCAATCTGGGGTTATAGATCATACAGAGGCCCATGA